The segment AACCTTTCCCGATAAAAATGGAgtggagtaatttttttctccgggatttttttagtaaattgtatttctattcaccATTCACAACTTTTGAGGGACCAGAATGCGTGATTGCTCAATTTTGGCTACCATGGTACCCCTAAGGCACACTACTCATTTTCACTTCCAGTAGTATTTCTTGGGAAAATTatcgcaatatcatcaaaacgcgtagaacgctcataatacgaacaaacattgaaaaatatttgaaagtattttcaaaaactctAACATTTTGGCAGTTTAACTTTTTCTACTACTtaaagtgagaatgagtagtgggcctCACCTAAACATTCGGTGGACAACAATGTTGCCCGCTATCCACAGGTTGAGCATTCCTTCAAtagattatcaaattaatttcaattaaatattatctttatcaaatccttaatgatgaAATTGCTGAGCaacgaatattttaataatcaaattacccacaatcattttagcTGACAACgttaatgaagttaaaattaccATTGACCAATCTAATGGAAATTATATAGATTGCCCGGGACATTTCGCACATTGCCTGCTCTAACTGACATTTTCTACATTGCCTGTAACATATATACTTTCGGAATTGAATTTCATTCTGATACAACAACTGACTCAATCATGCACCCAGTTAATGTCCCTTCTAGTCCTTCATACAAATAAATGGATAATTAGTGTGCCTCAGAATTATACTACACGTCATACAGTAGAGAGTTAAGCAAACATATCACGCATTGATTTAACAAGTGTTTCTTGCTTTGTGGAATTACATTTAGGAATCAAAACAATGAATTATTAACGTGttgtattttctttcctttagaagagaaacatttaaattctaaatttagtGTAAAGACTTATGatgttacatatatttcaaacatttaagtAAGCTTCGAAATTGGAACAAAATTCAGTTTTGATAAACCTTATAATGACTAATGTGCTACAATTTTCtcgatatacatacatatgagaCGATAAtcttttgaacatattttattcttatattgtaCTAACAAGTAGATCAAAGTTTTATTAACTgattaaaagaatttatatcacaaaaaaaacccAAGATGGcaggaaaaaacaaattaaatagtttgaaaatagtaaattattttttctcgttTTGAATCATGTTTTCAGTGAGAAACATGTCAAAAGTGCTATCAATTTCAATAGAATATTCTAGAGGTATTTAaatgttgcaattttttcccccttgcATTGCCCCTGCCTCAATTATATGTCTTTTGCCAAAATAAAACATGCCTTCCTTAACAAGTTTcccaatcatattttttttcgtgtTCCTATCTTTGCGAAGATAGTTACAAGGTAATACGAAATCTTTACCATTAGAAACTACCGAAAGCTTTAGTTTACGAATTGCAGCAAAGACGGAGTCATATTGATCCGAAGTAATGAGATTGCAGGCTCGCTCCAAGAAACTCTCTTGAATAAAGGGACTTGTACATTGAATGAGGCCCACAATGTCCACTTCCTTATGGATAGCAAGGAACTCATTGATAGCAGCTACAGAGAATGCTTCATCCGTGGCATGTTCGTCAGATCGATCAAACACTTGAACTTTTGGCCCTGCAGAACGAGCCACCTCTGCTATTTCGGCATCATCTGTGGAGACCCAAATGGAGTCGAATTTACCACATGCAATAGCAGGTTCAAGAGTTCCAAGGAGGAGAGGTTTCACAGCAATGCcgtcaaaattattattaccaaGTAATCCCTTGGATGCCCCTCGAGCAAGGATAACAGCCGCCACATGaggttttttgttttctctAATACAACTCATGATTATGTATTACTGAGTtataacacaataataatactaatgaaTATTGATAGAATGTTCTAGACATGGTCAGAGATGTTCTCTGACGTCAGAGCGTCTTATAATTAGGGATGAGGCGATAGCTCACGAGCCGAGCTCTTAACGTCTATCCTCACAGTAATGataaatgaaatgtaaaatagACTTAGTATGTAGGTGAGAGCGTTTTTGCAATCAAATGACAATATGAATAGAGAGGAAAAATTGTCACAGATGTTCTTCTCTTTCTGACTGAAGCAAAAAGGATTTCatgttataacaaaaaaaaggtaatattgaTTTACATCACAGGATTcgtatttaatcattattggaTCCTGACCCACGAATCTACTCAAATGTtcttatacaacattttttgctctgctgtatTCATCTTCCCCGAATGACGGAGaaaattgtagtaaaaagcaaaaattcaataaagtgtttttttttttttttttttttggggggctataGTCCCTGCAGACTCCCCTGATATGAGTTCTAACactgataaagttcggtccttcatgacatcactcaactttattttttcctctctaaTCAGTTATAGacagtactgacagtctgaaggaccaACAGTCTTAAGGATCGATCCGAAGGACTCATAGGACTGGTCTTATGACTGGACCAGACCAAATACATCACTACTAACGAAGCACTAATTACGGGTAAGtgtataactataattatagttgataatattgtagagaaaaacgcgtgcgaggagacaggggggagaaagacacatggtatcattgtttaaaatactgatgtgattatcactgataatcacatcagtatttatcagttgcctgctttattatgatttttgagggtgtaacgaaagtatttattagcaaaatgtttaataaagatatactacgtataattgacttagacgatttttatccgttacagtagatttggaaacgtcacactccatgaaatagtaatttattgtgaaccatattctcagaaaaataactaataaaacgacaaaataagagtatttcgaaatatatttcaagttccaaatttaaaatagaagggttaaattaaatataatcgacatactaaaaaataaaccatcatacatttaagttaaatatacaaaattaaacaattagaatcatataactaataataacaataaattataaatacagaatattgaaataatagattgatccaaataatatcttcttgttctaacatcggaattcagttcaatatgtcataacttgaggttgcaaaatacaagccagacgtggagtttaatcaaaaagatcattaccttttttcattatgtgcaagttgcatatacaattgtgcacaggatagatatatttctaccgatgagattttaataattattaataataaagtaaatcataaaataatgttatatttcaatccatatcttcttccaatcttagtaagaacagcttttagaatcccactttcatttattttatatttatctaaaagaaaagttaatccatgcagtcaaatttaactgataagacaattcaggcaaccattcttgacttattgtagttttctaacatgacatcgtaaagatttagagcaaaagctaattatgtagtaatgtccggcgatattactccttattaagagcatcaaaaaagatttttttctccgctatttatgcttatataacaacatatatgcacaattggtaattataatgctacacccaatgcaactaccccgttgttgtgaccatttaagcagttgtttttgccttttatgagttttctgaacaccatttcttgaagcctatcaaccatagctaagccttaagtgataaaaaagtaatatttattgactatgtaatattggaaaacctaatgatcatacccaagtctttaagtgaagaaactagtctcagacaagctagttgcgaaccatccaaagctaccacccccgttgttgtgaccatttaagcagttgtttttactatttaatgagttatgtatcataattcttgatatgtttagctaaaatagaatcatattttagggttagatttaaaaaaaatattgaatacttactgttagatagtacaaaattcagagtttcatttcgaaattagtaaatattttatactttttactgataactttggTGTGggtgactcaaaacatttttacatgtatttgtataaatgacatcagtaccaacatcctccattaatttaatgatggctcctcgggaagggataggtttactcgtgtatttctccataaattttttgaacataaatgattagcaattgataaggttatattacatgcaataagcatctttgtgagatcagagttaaagtttgacttgatgtattcatcattaacttgattttatagatgaatatccatactcttgttatgagatgagaataatgagtggcgtgtaattctagataggagaccaaaggcacatttatttcgacaaatccgacaaaccatctgtttctcatctggtaagtattttccaaattcctgggcctccattttcataaatccagacagaaggcgacgtcattttggggattttattcagttctctatcgactatcaccatctaatattatattaatattgaataataaaggcgggaatgacgatgttcttgattgatagaagaagatgtttattatttaatcaatgatgccataagtatttcttctcttctgctcgcacgcttttctattcttaccaaaattatcacccttaactATAATAGATGTATTAACTCACTTGAAGAGGTGACCCTTATTGTGACCTCTTCTTTTGGAGAATATTTAactgttattttctaaaagtgGCTTTATGGATAAATAGTAATCATGTTTCATTGaattgaacttttttagaatattatattgtttttgtttttgcaaatgactttaattattctattttagttCTACTTGATAATAGGAAAATGCATTTGCAAAACATCGATATAAAATGATGAGTATCATTATTACTTGTTAGTTAGAATTAGTAATAAAGATATCAGatgttgttaataaaaaataaagggcCATAAATGAAAAACTACTATTTTGACatgtatataattaacattatttgaTCGAtagttgattttaaataaaacacgtTAAGTGGGAACAaatcagtttatttttaatagacaatAGACAAAGatcttaatgtttttttaatttaattttataaatccacTAGGATGTACATATGAATCGTATTATACATAGATtctatttcgaattattttattaatggtttaaataactccagaatttagtaatACATCTCGATAAGAAAACATTTGAAGTTATTCCATCCCTGTGGCCATTATACCAGGTGTgacgaaaaaatctttacactaaaaataactaatattatgtCTTGGCCatcctaatcatcgatgtagcacCCCCTCCCCCCTTGGCAACAATTATAGGTTCCAGATGGTCATGGAAGGCATTGCACCCATTATGGAAGAcgtcctcagacatggcatcccagtaGTAGTACTGGTTGACTGTGTGCTTTTATTGATATTTGGCTGACAGACGGTGCAGGCCTTGTACTCAAAATGGGTAggcatctggtgagtagaggtccacattttctttggccagaaagtcaagttgtcctccaaccacttctgggcctttttggacgtgtgtgtaGGCGCACCATTCATGTCCGTATAGTTGGTCTGGACCCATGCTAACATGAAAATCTTCGTTGGTTTCTTACCAGCGTCCAAAAGTCCGCGGACCCAAGTTCATTGGTTATGTTCAGATGGCATTTTATCGCCTTTTAAGACCCTTAGGAAGATATAGATGTTGTTgtggtttttttggtttttttagtatttgaccggaGTAATTTTACTGCATTCACCAAAACCTTGATATATGTATGTgggaaaaacaaaatacaaagattTGTTCGCCACACACGTAAATTGGAAATATGTTCCGCCATCAACCAACTCACTCATTCccttcttccctttttttaattcttattcaaCATAcgacgttctccctttttccgtaaGTAtgataattcgttttttggatttttaatattttttggtgtattttcgaatgaacaacccataccttaaaaaaattggtcatgttttatgaaaaaaatcaacttatgtgtgaaaaaacaaacttgccctccagagcccaggaatttggtctgatcagaatgaaacatagcttTAGGTATCTTAGGtctaagaaattaataaatcccAGTTTTTAGGACATTATTTAACTCCAATATCAATCCTATCACAGGCCTCTTTTTAGGTATAGGCATATATtcgactatttaaatctaataaatgtgtatttttccttacaaatatgacaaatggttgAGAAATGGGATTATAAACTTATGTACTGTTAGTGTAGAAATTTCTAAGTTATTCTACCCCATTTGTAGCGGGCGCACATGAGCCTAcgcttacaggtttctagtattatatggctAAGCTAACAATCTTCTCCGTGGAGCAAACACTATgggagaaaaaaatttttaaatacaactcTCAcgaattatgaattattttgtcaataacgAAGAACATAACAGTTCATCTCTGGGACGAGATTAATTAACGAAATGGAGAATCCTATGGATTCCATTTTTGGGAGTTTTGATATTTCAGACTTCAgatgtttaaaatgtatttatatatttataagaatttggAATACACCTGACTCATCTCAAgggtaggattatattttgttccgtcgcataatttgatcgaatgacctttttttagaaaaaaaaaatcgtccatgttttttcatgataatttattcttccttatcactaatttttcaaaaattcctttattttttttttttgagggggggctacatcccccgcatatatatattaatattgggCGTGGGTGTCAGAGAATTAGAGCCAACCCAAAgagtggatttttttgaaacttttcatgTAGGCTCTTAAGGCACATGAAATGGTTACCATTTTTTTGGCTTTCAAGGCTAAGGCGaccttaaaatagtattttactaaaactattttctttgaCAAACAAGCGACTACTtcatatacaacaaaaaattaaaattataaaattctaagaattattctgGCTGTATGTTGGTACGTATCttttcatacttaaaaaaaaaaagatatt is part of the Lepeophtheirus salmonis chromosome 7, UVic_Lsal_1.4, whole genome shotgun sequence genome and harbors:
- the LOC121121710 gene encoding N-acylneuraminate cytidylyltransferase isoform X2, producing MSCIRENKKPHVAAVILARGASKGLLGNNNFDGIAVKPLLLGTLEPAIACGKFDSIWVSTDDAEIAEVARSAGPKVQVFDRSDEHATDEAFSVAAINEFLAIHKEVDIVGLIQCTSPFIQESFLERACNLITSDQYDSVFAAIRKLKLSV
- the LOC121121710 gene encoding N-acylneuraminate cytidylyltransferase isoform X3, with translation MSCIRENKKPHVAAVILARGASKGLLGNNNFDGIAVKPLLLGTLEPAIACGPKVQVFDRSDEHATDEAFSVAAINEFLAIHKEVDIVGLIQCTSPFIQESFLERACNLITSDQYDSVFAAIRKLKLSISTFVILNSHS
- the LOC121121710 gene encoding N-acylneuraminate cytidylyltransferase isoform X1 codes for the protein MSCIRENKKPHVAAVILARGASKGLLGNNNFDGIAVKPLLLGTLEPAIACGKFDSIWVSTDDAEIAEVARSAGPKVQVFDRSDEHATDEAFSVAAINEFLAIHKEVDIVGLIQCTSPFIQESFLERACNLITSDQYDSVFAAIRKLKLSISTFVILNSHS
- the LOC121121710 gene encoding N-acylneuraminate cytidylyltransferase isoform X4; amino-acid sequence: MSCIRENKKPHVAAVILARGASKGLLGNNNFDGIAVKPLLLGTLEPAIACGPKVQVFDRSDEHATDEAFSVAAINEFLAIHKEVDIVGLIQCTSPFIQESFLERACNLITSDQYDSVFAAIRKLKLSV